The Cydia amplana chromosome 1, ilCydAmpl1.1, whole genome shotgun sequence DNA segment AATTTTTAccgtaaagaaaagaaaattatactatattttagtcaCTCTGTTATAATATATCCCGTCAAGGGTTTAATAAAATAGACCTTGTCCTAAGAGTATTTTGCCTATACTTTGTATGATAAGATAAACCTACACGAATTATTCCGAAGATACCGAAGACTAAACTCAGAAGATGTTTATATCCAAAACAGTAGATAACACGCAAAAAGCTTAAGGTCGACATTCCATTAAAGTAATCGCATTTTGTGCGGAGATTTATAGAGGTATTACTCTTTATAGTGACATCCTAAATTATTCCGTTCCTTCGTGAACTTTAATCAATTTGAAAGAGTTAGAGgaaaattaggtattttatataGGTTTAGGTCGTCACTTTTAATCGACTTAAATTTTCAGAAGTAGTCCTGTATACGGTTGTGGCTATTAATTTTTTGTGTATGGCTCAGGGgcatattttttcttattttttttaagtttagtattatttatttttatatttagcttttaagttttatagtttaataCATTGTTTCAATATACCTCCCGTAAAAATTATTAGTAATGGGGAAATTAAGGAAGGGTGACCAAAAGTACATATGTAGAGTGAGCACTCTAAACTTACGAGTATTACATATTTCCCTATGTCCTCGCCAGAAGTATAATAAACTCAGAAAAAACATTCCACAGGGAGGAAAGAAAACGACCGCAATAAAACAGGTATAAGTAAAGTATGTTTATTGCGTTATACAGAATTATTAGATTCTTTCTTTATATTTATAGGAAAAGTCCAGAGATACTTGAACTAGGCGATCGAGATACGACTCACATAAATCAAAGGAATATTGTCTTAAGTTTTCCCTCTTCAGCATTTTACTAAAACAATATTACAACATAATTCATAGGTAACTTGATTGTTGCCACATAGCTTTGTTTTTTACATTAGGTATGTATTTCATCGGAACACTAATGAAAGTATTTCGTAACTGTGACCTGCGTTTGAGATAAGCACGACCATACGACCTTGCACATTCCTCTTACCGGTCCAAGGCACCTCAGAAATGCAGAAATGAAGACTCATGTGCTCAGGCCACGCATTCCTCAGCAGCACTAGCTTCGCCCCAGCTCACTCCGATGGCTTGCAACTCGATTTGGATGGTGAGGCATTAGTGAAATGACGTTCGCGATTTCGCCTTCCGTCCGGCGGCTTTCATTAAAAGCGATGCTTGACTTATTTGCTTTTACGTTGCGAATGGTGTCCTCGAatttatgaatattatattttcttctGTCTGTAAGATATCtagtatgttttattaaaaataaataactaaataagacGGGATTGATAAAATTAGTTGTAAGTAAGAAAAAAGAGCAAATCAGCTTGAAGCCcgaaaataaactttataacCTAACGATAAATGAAAGTCTGGaagttattagaaaataaaaagttgtaTGTATTTACAACTGGTGCATGTGTTGTGAAAATATGATGCCTAATTCAAACAACAGGGTACATTCCGtaacaaataaaatgtaaaccAGATTCCTCTGTTCCAGATACTATTTCCCTGCCAAATTGGACATGCAGCTAATAAAAACCCTTTGTTTTCCGTAAACTTAACACTAAGTATATATGTAGCCTCCTGAGTCCCTGAGGCCTTTATAAAGGCTTTAATCCAAATCGAATTttggattaaaataaaataggtacaaggttccaaattcaaaactgcaaaaatgaCAAGCGGGGCTCAGGAGGATAGATACCTATATTGAGAAATcgactttttttactgtcaaattGAGAATTTAAAAAGGTGGAGATTAGATGGTTtagcaaaaaaatacaaatattacctataaaaaggtaagtaggtacaaacaTCTATTGACATGAAAGacaaatcattattatttttatataaagatTAAATcgttattattatgtaatatgaAAAATGAAAACGTGTGGAGCAAGAAGTGATGGTATCTTTTCTCTTTAAATACCTATAGCATGTAATTCAAATTATGTTCATAAAAGCGAATTGTATGGACCGACCGGGATTTAAactattcaaaattaaaaagtttaatCCATAACCAAAGCAGCAATTGATTTGCGTTGTCTAATAATCAATATTTATAACTATCTAGTATtaaatttctcataataaatACACCTATTGTAAATCTTTCTCCTTCTAAAATGTAAATTGGAAAATAATTGTAACAGCTTCTACGTTTTTAAAGGGTAAGTACTTATGTggagtaaataaaaaaagattaaattatttatagcaCTTTTCTATTTCtacctttattattattttttctatgtATTCTGTCTATCattctatttcttttattttgttttgttcatCTACGGTGCTTTATGAATCTAATCTTCATTGTTGCTTAACAATGTGTAGTAGCTGTATGATCCTTTGAGAATCTGAAATCAATATACTTAATTTAGcatattaaatgtataaaataatattctatATTCACATTCACATGAATAGTAGGTATATCTAGGtagtcaaaataaaattaataacgtTCAGTTTATATATAAgggtcatacacattttaaagTAGGTGATGTGCTTAACTCGTTGGCATCTTTCCTGTAGACGTCGCAAAGTTAAGGGAATCTAAAGCTAATTTTTACGCTACAGCCTTAAAGGCGGGCTTTTCAGTACTTTAGACTTAAATAAGGAAAATgtgataggtacttataacgTCGTTAACATTTATTGTATTGTCCCTTGCACATCATAAAACTGTTTGCGAATTTCTCTTGACCTCAATATtacaaaatttacttaataggctacatgactaattttcatttatggtatcaatcgatcgggtttgtttttaggatcaaatgtctatgtgggacccattgcattaaagtaacacaaaagtcagaaattgtagtcaaaggccgacagtcacacttcactcgcgaaacgccctaaacaaaacggtaagggaacgtgacgtcaaggtctctggaagcccatcttgtagtatggacaaaacaagaaaattgcgtttttgtcggtgaaatattgcgtttatgtatatagttgctatacaatatttttttggatgaaatgtaaggaatctaatggtacccttacttttatcgttattggaggttaaaaaaaaacttaaattttgaaactttcaggtcatgtatttttgtaatttttcaatattttattttaatatccacattactGTGATAagttgctcgtttgctatctattttactagattttgtcataaagttcaacatgtgtcatcatccctattagtaAGCCTCATACCGCAACAAAAGTAGCAACAGTGAGATTTGTGAAAGGACCAGCTTCAAAGATGATGGTCTTCCGCAGTTGCCCGCCCAGCAGCACGACGCAGCGACGCAATTCGACGCCACATCGCCACCATTCGCTCTCATATATACCTCTATCTACGCTTTCGCTCTGAAAAACAATAATCGGGATAACATTTACTTACACCTATAACCTATATGTGGACCCAGGTATGACCTTAAAATATGTACATCCAAAAGAGAGGTATGGGTACTATAAATGTCGTCTCGCTTTGTGTGGCAGGGCACAGCACAGCGGATGTCATTCCAGATCTAGAGCAGAGCCCAACTGGGGAAGTACCCACCACTCCaccttacagaaaaccgcagccaaataATGATTTGCATACTCAGTAGTATTAGTCGTAGAGGCTATAGCGTTAGCCGCAAATGCTGAAGACGCTGGTTCAATCCTTTCCCCCTTTCTTTATTCTGTCCTATATGATACCCATatattttgtttcaaaaaatgTTCCAAGCATTAACCACCAATAAAGAAGTTCATTTTCTAGTAGTTGTGTACAACATTTACAATTGAAAACGTcaattgaaattaatatctacttaaaattaaaaattaaaattaaaattaaagttaaaattatttatttggtagCATACAATTTTTCCATAATTGGGCTTGTACCTCTTTTTAAGTATTGTAAATACTCGTATTAACTATAGGTAACTTAcagttagtttattttattttattatgctattAACATTAGATACAATGAAACATAAAATTTAGAATTACAATAACAGTACTGTAGGTATCATGCCTGTGTTTgattgtgtatgtgtgagtgAATGAATTAAATACGATTAAATTAGTTTCTAGATATTATTTTCTCTATgtcattataagttttatattttagccattttattattttactttacttatgatatattttttatatttcgtGTATTCTAACTTAATACTTATTTcgtaaaacataataaatgcCAGGTATAGATATGCAAATATTTTAGCTACGCGGGCGCCTACAATGGATGAAGGCTCACCATAAAATACACTTCGTTGCTATGCCAGCAATATAAAAATAGTTGCGCGATGAGTGCTGCCAGGTATTCTGCTACCCACATGCGCTGCATAGTTGTCGTCCCCTCCTGCAAACACCGGGGtggtatttattataatatttttattataggtGTGATAATTGCACCAAATTTAATTTCGTTTCagttaaatagttttaagtttatataaacgATACAAATAATTACGTTTTTCGACAATTATTAAATTTGTCAActtaatttaactaaattttacatttttgtataattAAACGAGTTAtgttgttaaaaaaaacttaatttaacCATACCTACTTTACAACAATATGGTATTTATTACttgaggtaggtacttacttttgtCAAGAGAATCGCACTGGCGCAAATCATTAGTGAACAaataatgacgtataaaaacaTAACAGGCGATAGCAGAGAATTTAAGATTTTTGAgtatctaaaaatatatttagttttaaaaccCAAGTTAAGgacaaaaactataaaataatattgttataaaaaatGCATAACGTTACTTAATCAATGATATATGATGCATGTGACATTGTTTTATTCTTTCCATCGCTTCTGAATAACTGACAAGTTTACTGTCTTCACTGAACAATCTCTTACTGTTTGCTACCAAAAGCTCAAGCTGTCCACAGAAAAATGACATTAATGCCACCGTGTTAGCATCGTAATTCGCAACGATCCCACCTCCGTAGAAACAAATGATAGAATGTTCCACTATCTGAAACCAGTAGCCAAAACCCTTTGTTTTATCAAAAGGTACCCAAGAGCTCATTATTTCCGGGAATGGAATAGTTCCATTCAACATCAGTTCGCGTTGCTCTGAGGATGACAAAAAAACTCCTAAAGGCGCCAATATCACCGTAAACACCGTAGCTGTAACAAGACCCCAATAAAAACAAGTTACGTTCCTGGAGTACTTCGTATAACCTGCAATGATTGTGCAAGTTGTCTTGTCTTTTTTCTCTAATTGGCTTCTTTCCAATGTTGACACAAACTGAATAATATCTTGCCAATATGTCTGCCAAACAACAAATGTGCCTGCTTTCACGACGCAAACCGAGCTGAGCATTGTCACAGAGAGATTCCTCAAAGCTAATTCCAGATCTGCGCTGATAAACCAAAGTTCGACGTATTGACTCACTACAAATAGTATAGCGGCAAGATGAATGAAATTGTAAATGATACGACTCATGCCCCTGTTTGGTTGCCACATGCCCCAGCTCTGAAGACCCCAGAGCGTGGGCCCGAGCAACGGATGATTTGGGTCTTCCAATCGGgccacatatttttttaacattgcCCTTACGTCTTGCCGTGTGATGTATAGTTGAACGTTTTTTTAGGATTGACTTCATTTTACTAAGTGAAAGGAAATAATTTGTATTCATCAAACTTTCTTTACGATTTCTTAACACTTCAAAAATCATACGACTTTGCtt contains these protein-coding regions:
- the LOC134659824 gene encoding odorant receptor 22c-like isoform X2 — its product is MFLYVLVCSGMICCSVIQFTSEEATAAQKVWVLQYTTALVSQLFLYCWHSNEVVVECQRMDGGVYESEWWKGDARIRKQLAMLGGKLTHSVVFSAGPFTTLCVPTFIDIVEHSIICFYGGGIVANYDANTVALMSFFCGQLELLVANSKRLFSEDSKLVSYSEAMERIKQCHMHHISLIKYSKILNSLLSPVMFLYVIICSLMICASAILLTKEGTTTMQRMWVAEYLAALIAQLFLYCWHSNEVYFMSESVDRGIYESEWWRCGVELRRCVVLLGGQLRKTIIFEAGPFTNLTVATFVAILKGSYSYYTLLSNNED